Genomic DNA from Marinobacter sp. MDS2:
TAGCATCCCTGTGCTGCAGCCAGCGGACCAAGGCACGGCGCCCATTTCCCGGGTGCACGATCTTGGCTACCTGAGGTTCCTGGAGTCCGCCCACCGCCGCTGGCAGGAAATGGATGACTGGGGTGACGAAGTCATCTCCAATATCTTCGTGCGTTCTCCGAATGCCTTGCGGGGTGTTTTGGCGGAAGCCGCCCGCTATCTTGCGGATGGCAGCTGCCCGATTGGCGAAAACACTTGGGAGGCAGCCTACTGGTCAGCGCAAACCGCGCTCGGCGCGGCCGATGCAATAATGGCCGGCGAGCGGTCTGCTTACGCGGTGTGCCGGCCACCGGGGCACCACGCGCGCAAAGACGCCGCTGGTGGCTTCTGTTACCTGAACAACGCGGCCATTGCCGCCGAACACCTTAAAAGCCGTTTTCCGCGCACGGTAATACTGGATACCGACATGCATCACGGCCAGGGCATTCAGGAGATCTTCTACGACCGGAGCGACGTGCTTTACATATCCATCCACGGCGACCCCACCAACTTTTACCCGGTGGTAACCGGCTTCGAAGACGAACGGGGCGAAGGGGATGGGCTGGGCTACAACATCAATATGCCCATGCCGCACGGCTCCAGCGAGGATGACTTCTTTGCCAAGCTGCAAGACGCGCTGGCCGCCATCCGGCTGTACCAGCCGGACGTGCTGATTCTGACGCTGGGTTTTGATATCTACAAAGACGATCCTCAGGCGAAGGTGTCGGTCACGAGCGAGGGGTTTTGTCGCCTCAGCACTCACATACGACAGCTGGGGTTGCCAACACTGGTCATTCAGGAAGGGGGGTATGATCTGGACACCCTCAGCGAGAATGTCCAGCAGTTCATGAGGGGGCTGACCGGCTAGCGCGCCGGCGTGTAAACCTTCACATTGGCGTGCCCGTCGGCCTTCAAGTGGCCGGCGTGCATGCGGCTCATGGTGCCTCGATCGCAGTACAGCAAATACTGGCTATCGGCGGGCAGCTCCGCCAGCTTCTGATTGACTTCG
This window encodes:
- a CDS encoding histone deacetylase family protein, which translates into the protein MKAFFHPSQDLHIPKTYFTRGQMRQPQEVPDRTVQMLEGLKELSIPVLQPADQGTAPISRVHDLGYLRFLESAHRRWQEMDDWGDEVISNIFVRSPNALRGVLAEAARYLADGSCPIGENTWEAAYWSAQTALGAADAIMAGERSAYAVCRPPGHHARKDAAGGFCYLNNAAIAAEHLKSRFPRTVILDTDMHHGQGIQEIFYDRSDVLYISIHGDPTNFYPVVTGFEDERGEGDGLGYNINMPMPHGSSEDDFFAKLQDALAAIRLYQPDVLILTLGFDIYKDDPQAKVSVTSEGFCRLSTHIRQLGLPTLVIQEGGYDLDTLSENVQQFMRGLTG